The Thermanaerovibrio acidaminovorans DSM 6589 genome contains a region encoding:
- a CDS encoding thioredoxin family protein — MVEVNKDNYEAEVLQSSLPVVVDFWGPSCGPCLALMPEVVKMGEEFEGKVKFCKLNAAENRRLCASLKVMGLPTFLFYKGGELVDRITGAEVTLEAIRDRANKLIG; from the coding sequence ATGGTGGAGGTCAACAAGGACAACTACGAGGCGGAGGTGTTGCAGAGCTCCCTCCCGGTGGTAGTGGACTTCTGGGGTCCCTCCTGCGGTCCTTGCCTGGCCCTCATGCCCGAGGTGGTGAAGATGGGGGAGGAGTTCGAGGGGAAGGTCAAGTTCTGCAAGCTGAACGCGGCGGAGAACCGGCGCCTCTGCGCCAGCCTCAAGGTCATGGGGCTCCCCACCTTCCTCTTCTACAAGGGGGGGGAGCTGGTGGACCGGATAACCGGCGCGGAGGTCACCTTGGAGGCCATAAGGGATAGGGCCAACAAGCTGATAGGCTGA
- a CDS encoding flagellar basal body P-ring protein FlgI: MFGRVARSLCLGLGFLAVFVVPVFGVEVRIKDLVDVEGARANQLVGMGLVVGLAGTGDKGDMAMRMLSNMALNFGVNVDPKAVKSKNVAVVSVTCELPPFVSPGQTLDVQVSALGDAKSLQGGMLLQTPLRAANGRVYAVAQGPLSIGGFSAGGQGAQTVRNFQTVARIPGGAIVEQGVDSTLGGGGALALLLRRPDFTTATRIAEAINRKYGGVARAVDAGRVEVSAPGGVGVTSFLASIEGLRVTPDALARVVVNERTGTVVMGGEVKLSTAAVSHGNLTVKVSERPEASQPNPLAGGRTQVLPRTDVSAQEGGGQVVLLPESSSVADLVKALNGVGASPRDLIPILQALDQAGALQGQLVIQ, translated from the coding sequence GTGTTCGGTAGGGTTGCCAGGTCCCTTTGTCTGGGGCTTGGATTTCTTGCGGTGTTTGTGGTTCCGGTTTTTGGGGTGGAGGTCAGGATAAAGGACCTGGTGGACGTGGAGGGGGCCAGGGCAAATCAGCTGGTGGGCATGGGGCTGGTGGTGGGCCTGGCTGGCACCGGTGACAAGGGGGACATGGCCATGAGGATGCTGTCCAACATGGCGCTCAACTTCGGCGTCAACGTGGACCCCAAGGCTGTGAAGTCCAAGAACGTGGCGGTGGTGTCCGTCACCTGCGAGCTTCCCCCCTTCGTCTCCCCCGGGCAGACGCTGGATGTGCAGGTCAGCGCCCTGGGGGACGCCAAAAGCCTTCAGGGGGGTATGCTGCTCCAGACCCCGTTGAGGGCCGCCAACGGCCGGGTGTACGCGGTGGCCCAGGGGCCCCTCTCGATCGGCGGTTTCAGCGCCGGGGGCCAGGGGGCCCAGACGGTGCGGAACTTCCAGACGGTGGCCCGGATCCCAGGGGGGGCAATAGTGGAGCAGGGGGTGGACTCCACCCTAGGGGGAGGCGGGGCCCTGGCCTTATTGCTCCGGAGGCCGGACTTCACCACCGCCACCCGGATAGCGGAGGCCATAAACCGCAAGTACGGGGGGGTGGCCCGGGCGGTGGACGCCGGTCGGGTTGAGGTGTCCGCCCCTGGGGGAGTGGGGGTGACGTCGTTCCTGGCCTCCATAGAGGGCCTTCGGGTGACCCCCGATGCGCTGGCCCGGGTGGTGGTTAACGAGAGGACCGGCACGGTGGTCATGGGCGGGGAGGTCAAGCTCTCCACCGCGGCGGTGTCCCACGGGAACCTGACGGTGAAGGTGTCCGAGAGGCCCGAGGCCAGTCAGCCCAACCCGCTGGCGGGTGGCAGGACCCAGGTGTTGCCCAGGACCGACGTGTCCGCCCAGGAGGGAGGGGGCCAGGTGGTTCTTCTTCCCGAGTCCTCCAGCGTGGCGGACCTGGTGAAGGCGCTGAACGGGGTGGGGGCCAGTCCCCGGGATCTGATACCCATACTTCAGGCGTTGGATCAGGCAGGGGCCCTTCAGGGTCAGCTGGTGATCCAGTAG
- the flgF gene encoding flagellar basal-body rod protein FlgF: MFRGIYAGTSAMLVQEKMLDVVGNNLANVDTSGFRARIAVNKSFPEELMDRIERSMDPVVKEGFAPGGRIPIGVLSLANVLHETAMRTTMGALERTGAPLDLAIEGEGFFVVQDGAGNTFYTRSGHFQRNEQGQVVTHEGMLLLGDGGPIEIGEGTQVLVGEDGQVFVDGEAVGTVRVVRFQTPSRLRNVGKSLLAETQESGAPEDVEAPKLAVGFLERSNVNVVEEMTKMIEANRAYEAAAKTVTIQDELSSRLSNSFGRPS; this comes from the coding sequence TTGTTCAGGGGTATTTACGCCGGAACGTCCGCCATGCTGGTCCAGGAGAAGATGCTGGACGTGGTGGGCAACAACCTGGCCAACGTGGACACCTCGGGTTTCCGGGCCAGGATCGCGGTCAACAAGTCGTTCCCCGAGGAGCTGATGGACCGGATAGAGAGGTCCATGGACCCGGTGGTCAAGGAGGGTTTCGCCCCCGGAGGGAGGATACCCATAGGGGTCCTCTCGCTGGCGAACGTTCTGCACGAGACCGCCATGAGGACCACCATGGGGGCCCTGGAGAGGACCGGTGCCCCCCTGGACCTGGCCATAGAGGGGGAGGGGTTCTTCGTCGTGCAGGACGGGGCGGGGAACACCTTCTACACCCGGTCCGGCCACTTCCAGCGGAACGAGCAGGGGCAGGTGGTGACCCACGAGGGGATGCTGCTCCTGGGGGACGGAGGTCCAATCGAGATAGGGGAGGGGACCCAGGTGCTGGTGGGGGAGGACGGACAGGTCTTCGTGGACGGAGAGGCGGTTGGGACCGTCCGGGTGGTCCGTTTCCAGACCCCTTCCAGGTTGAGGAACGTGGGCAAGTCGTTGCTGGCTGAGACCCAGGAGTCCGGGGCCCCGGAGGACGTGGAGGCCCCGAAGCTGGCGGTGGGGTTCCTGGAGAGGTCCAACGTGAACGTGGTGGAGGAGATGACCAAGATGATAGAGGCCAACCGGGCCTACGAGGCGGCGGCCAAGACGGTCACCATCCAGGACGAGCTCTCCTCCCGGCTGTCCAACTCGTTCGGCAGGCCCAGTTAA
- a CDS encoding rod shape-determining protein gives MWGKDIGIDLGTATVIIFIKDKGVVLREPSVVAMDQNNGRILAVGEDAKQMLGRTPGNVVAVRPLRDGVIADYTMTEVMLRQFIKKVTSGFERLVRHRVMICVPSGATDVERRAVLEAAIEVGAKEAYLIEEPMAAAIGAGLDIAEPRGNMVVDIGGGTTDIAVISLGGIVVSESLRVGGDKFDDGISRYVRKQFNLAIGEQTAEDLKVSIGTCYPQGEDMTMDVRGRDLIQGLPRQVKITSSDVAKAIEESVGAIVGGIRRVLELTPPELAADIIERGIILTGGGALLRGLPQLVTEQTEINTIVADHPLECVALGTGKALMELDKLKESGTVLSAFRRGRHR, from the coding sequence GTGTGGGGAAAAGACATAGGCATTGACCTGGGCACCGCCACGGTGATCATATTCATAAAGGACAAGGGAGTGGTCCTCCGGGAGCCGTCGGTGGTGGCCATGGATCAAAACAATGGCAGGATCCTGGCGGTGGGTGAGGATGCCAAGCAGATGCTTGGCAGGACCCCTGGCAACGTGGTGGCGGTGCGGCCCCTCCGGGACGGGGTCATAGCGGACTACACCATGACGGAGGTCATGCTGCGGCAGTTCATAAAGAAGGTCACCAGCGGTTTCGAGAGGCTGGTCAGGCACCGGGTGATGATCTGCGTTCCCTCCGGCGCCACCGACGTGGAGAGGCGGGCGGTCCTGGAGGCCGCCATAGAGGTGGGGGCCAAGGAGGCCTACCTAATCGAGGAGCCCATGGCGGCCGCCATAGGGGCCGGGCTGGACATAGCGGAGCCCCGGGGCAACATGGTGGTGGACATAGGGGGCGGAACCACCGACATAGCGGTGATCTCCCTGGGGGGCATAGTGGTCTCCGAGTCCCTGCGGGTTGGTGGGGACAAGTTTGACGATGGGATCTCCCGGTACGTGAGGAAGCAGTTCAACCTGGCCATAGGGGAGCAGACCGCGGAGGATCTGAAGGTCAGCATAGGCACCTGTTATCCCCAGGGGGAGGATATGACCATGGACGTCCGGGGCAGGGACCTGATACAGGGGCTTCCTCGGCAGGTTAAGATAACCAGTTCGGACGTGGCCAAGGCCATAGAGGAGTCCGTTGGGGCCATAGTGGGTGGGATAAGAAGGGTTCTTGAGCTAACGCCTCCGGAGCTGGCGGCCGATATCATAGAGAGGGGGATAATCCTCACTGGAGGCGGCGCCCTGCTTAGAGGCCTTCCCCAGTTGGTGACGGAGCAGACGGAGATAAACACCATCGTGGCGGATCACCCGCTGGAGTGTGTGGCTCTCGGGACCGGCAAGGCGCTGATGGAGCTGGACAAGCTGAAGGAGTCCGGCACTGTGTTGTCCGCCTTCCGGAGGGGCCGGCACAGGTAG
- the flgA gene encoding flagellar basal body P-ring formation chaperone FlgA encodes MEFRRRRFWWILMWALAFLASASGAWCGEVVIRLGSQLTARDGGWHLGEYVSIQGSRRDAMLAGAVWIHVRGDEIRREELVYLLSPLKGLGVSVRLEMPRRVRVISGAESLEARLARLSRWPWRVEVLGDPSGELELPLGFRDGYPFVYMRDRGQRRKVSLRWHQPVVLARDVMKRGDVVSWERVVLGLGEKRGFEELPSSVDEVLGRRVRTPVRAWAVLRGSWLEGSSGVLGGQTVELVCRVGGVSVSAVGRSVDGGRVGDRVRVMNVQTRAIVTGVVEAPGVVRVEGGDL; translated from the coding sequence GTGGAGTTCCGCCGGCGTCGTTTTTGGTGGATCCTTATGTGGGCCCTGGCCTTCCTGGCCTCCGCTTCCGGGGCGTGGTGTGGAGAGGTGGTTATCCGGTTGGGATCCCAGCTGACCGCCCGGGACGGGGGGTGGCACCTGGGGGAGTACGTGTCCATCCAGGGTTCCCGAAGGGACGCGATGCTGGCCGGTGCGGTGTGGATCCATGTCCGGGGGGATGAGATCCGGCGGGAGGAGCTGGTTTACCTCCTATCCCCCCTCAAGGGACTTGGGGTCTCGGTGAGGCTCGAGATGCCCCGCCGGGTGCGGGTCATCTCCGGGGCCGAATCGCTGGAGGCCAGGCTGGCTAGGCTCTCCCGGTGGCCCTGGCGGGTGGAGGTCCTTGGGGATCCTTCGGGGGAGCTGGAGCTGCCCCTCGGCTTTCGGGACGGGTACCCTTTCGTGTACATGAGGGACCGTGGGCAGCGTCGGAAGGTGTCGCTTCGGTGGCATCAGCCGGTGGTGCTGGCCAGGGACGTGATGAAGCGGGGGGATGTGGTCTCCTGGGAGAGGGTGGTCCTTGGTCTGGGGGAGAAGCGTGGTTTTGAGGAGCTCCCCTCTTCGGTGGATGAGGTCCTGGGCAGGCGGGTTAGGACCCCGGTTAGGGCCTGGGCGGTGCTTCGGGGATCCTGGCTGGAGGGATCTAGCGGGGTGCTCGGGGGACAGACGGTGGAGCTGGTCTGTCGGGTGGGGGGTGTCTCAGTGAGCGCCGTGGGCCGCAGCGTTGACGGGGGCCGGGTTGGCGACCGGGTGAGGGTCATGAACGTTCAGACCCGGGCGATAGTGACCGGGGTGGTTGAGGCCCCGGGGGTTGTGAGGGTTGAGGGGGGAGACCTATGA
- a CDS encoding flagellar basal body L-ring protein FlgH → MRRLWRLVVLAAVLGFALTAPCFGESLWREGTDLFADRRPSRVGDIVTVRVNETTDTKDEGKSSTSKTDNSGMNAGTGILDFIKAFSIGGSSNSAGNSKTERKHNVSTQISCVVTEVLPGGNLVILGQRDVVTQEEKLKVSFSGVIRPEDVEPGNVISSSRVANAEIRVEGKGAVSRVQRPGIFTQIIQALF, encoded by the coding sequence ATGAGGCGCCTTTGGCGGTTGGTGGTTTTGGCGGCGGTCCTTGGTTTTGCCTTGACTGCCCCGTGCTTCGGCGAGTCCCTCTGGCGGGAGGGGACCGATCTCTTCGCGGACCGTCGTCCGTCCCGGGTGGGGGACATAGTGACCGTGCGGGTCAACGAGACCACGGACACCAAGGACGAGGGCAAGTCCAGCACCAGCAAGACCGACAACAGCGGAATGAACGCCGGCACCGGGATACTGGACTTCATAAAGGCCTTCTCCATCGGTGGGTCGTCCAACAGCGCGGGGAACAGCAAGACGGAGAGGAAGCACAACGTAAGCACCCAGATAAGCTGCGTGGTGACCGAGGTCCTGCCAGGGGGCAACCTGGTGATCCTGGGTCAGCGGGACGTGGTTACCCAGGAGGAGAAGCTGAAGGTGAGCTTCAGCGGGGTGATAAGGCCCGAGGACGTGGAGCCCGGGAACGTGATCTCCAGTAGCCGGGTGGCCAACGCGGAGATACGGGTGGAGGGCAAGGGGGCGGTCAGTCGGGTTCAGCGCCCCGGCATCTTCACCCAGATAATACAGGCGCTATTTTGA
- a CDS encoding GrdX family protein: MRSPICVTNNPLVIRRVPRALUVEGHGGEVLLAARDRVHRGYRLLSHPLYGNLRPHHQPFRTVLLDGPGVGVDYQSILLMEEALEVYRPFMDLPEPSRFPFHQDLAYVDLKLIENTLDAYGL; the protein is encoded by the coding sequence TTGCGTTCGCCCATCTGCGTAACCAACAATCCCCTGGTGATCCGTAGAGTGCCCCGCGCCCTCTGAGTGGAGGGTCATGGCGGGGAGGTTCTCCTCGCGGCCCGAGACCGGGTGCACCGGGGCTATCGTCTCCTGTCCCACCCGCTCTACGGAAACCTTCGTCCCCATCATCAGCCCTTCAGGACCGTCCTGTTGGATGGGCCGGGGGTTGGGGTTGACTACCAATCGATCCTCCTCATGGAGGAGGCCCTGGAGGTCTATCGTCCCTTCATGGACCTCCCGGAGCCGTCCCGTTTCCCGTTTCATCAGGATCTGGCCTACGTGGATCTGAAGCTCATAGAGAACACGTTGGACGCCTACGGCCTATAG
- a CDS encoding glycine/sarcosine/betaine reductase component B subunit: MRLELHEFHVKALEWGETTAFRDGTLYVSKEELVAHLGGDERLKSVDVDLARPGERVRITPVKDVVEPRCKLEGPGEVFPGFVGDVETVGSGATLVLKGAAVVTCGRIVGFQEGIVDMSGPGADYTPFSKTFNVVLVFEPAEGLEKHEYESACRIAGLKAAHFLATKAKEASAKADQVRSFQLPPLREAMSAHPGLPKVAYLYMLQTQGLLHDTYVYGVDAKRIIPTLIHPNEVMDGAIVSGNCVSACDKNSTYVHLNNPVIQALYDRHGVDLNFVGCIITNENVTLADKKRSSSYATKLAAMLGVDGLVISEEGFGNPDTDLIMNCRKAETLGIRTVLITDEYAGRDGASQSLADAAKEADAVVTAGNANAMIVLPPMDRVIGFTEYVDVIAGGFAGSLREDGSIEVELQAITGATCELGFNRLSATTY, from the coding sequence ATGAGGCTGGAACTGCACGAGTTTCACGTCAAGGCCCTCGAGTGGGGGGAGACCACCGCTTTCAGGGACGGCACCCTGTACGTCTCCAAGGAGGAGCTGGTGGCCCACCTGGGGGGCGATGAGCGGCTCAAGTCGGTGGACGTGGACCTGGCCCGTCCGGGGGAGAGGGTTCGCATAACCCCCGTCAAGGACGTGGTGGAGCCTCGCTGCAAGCTGGAGGGGCCCGGGGAGGTCTTCCCTGGTTTCGTCGGCGATGTGGAGACCGTGGGTAGCGGTGCCACGCTGGTGCTCAAGGGTGCCGCGGTGGTCACCTGCGGAAGGATCGTGGGCTTCCAGGAGGGCATAGTGGACATGTCCGGCCCCGGGGCGGACTACACCCCCTTCTCCAAGACCTTCAACGTGGTTTTGGTCTTCGAGCCCGCGGAGGGACTGGAGAAGCACGAGTACGAGAGCGCCTGCCGGATCGCGGGATTGAAGGCGGCCCACTTCCTGGCCACCAAGGCCAAGGAGGCTTCCGCCAAGGCGGATCAGGTGAGGTCCTTCCAGTTGCCACCCCTCCGGGAGGCCATGTCGGCCCACCCGGGGCTTCCCAAGGTGGCCTACCTCTACATGCTCCAGACTCAGGGACTCCTGCACGATACCTACGTCTACGGGGTTGACGCCAAGCGGATCATCCCCACCCTGATCCATCCCAACGAGGTGATGGACGGGGCCATCGTGTCGGGCAACTGCGTGTCCGCCTGCGACAAGAACAGCACCTACGTTCACCTCAACAACCCGGTGATCCAGGCCCTCTACGATCGTCACGGGGTGGATCTTAACTTCGTCGGGTGCATCATCACCAACGAGAACGTGACCCTGGCGGACAAGAAGCGCAGCTCCTCCTACGCCACCAAGCTGGCCGCCATGCTGGGGGTGGATGGGCTGGTGATAAGCGAGGAGGGCTTCGGCAACCCGGACACGGACCTGATCATGAACTGCCGCAAGGCGGAGACGTTGGGCATCCGGACGGTGCTCATAACCGACGAGTACGCAGGCCGGGACGGGGCCAGCCAGTCCCTGGCGGACGCCGCCAAGGAGGCGGACGCGGTGGTCACCGCCGGCAACGCCAACGCCATGATCGTGCTACCCCCCATGGACCGGGTCATCGGGTTCACCGAGTACGTGGACGTGATAGCCGGAGGCTTCGCCGGCTCCCTTCGGGAGGACGGGTCCATCGAGGTGGAGCTCCAGGCCATAACCGGGGCCACCTGCGAGCTGGGCTTTAACCGGCTCAGCGCCACCACATACTAG
- the flgG gene encoding flagellar basal-body rod protein FlgG, with the protein MIRSLWSGATGMIAQQTNLDVVSHNLANVNTAGFKKLRADFQDLMYQIDREPGAPVEPASMVPNGIQVGLGSRVSGTSRIMGQGNMQVTGNPTDVAIEGDGFFQVTMPDGTVAYTRDGAWRIDGNGQIVTADGYLLEPAVTVPNNAKEIIISPTGQVSVLLPGDQNPQEIGQIQLARFVNPGGLKALGKNLFIETPASGAPIVGNPGEEGLGTTIQRTLEMANVQVVEEMVNMIVAQRAYEANSKTIATADELLRIANNLRR; encoded by the coding sequence ATGATACGCTCCCTTTGGTCCGGCGCGACCGGAATGATAGCCCAGCAGACCAACCTGGACGTGGTGAGCCACAACCTGGCCAACGTCAACACCGCGGGGTTCAAGAAGCTGAGGGCGGACTTCCAGGATCTGATGTACCAGATAGACCGGGAGCCTGGGGCCCCGGTGGAGCCCGCCTCCATGGTGCCCAACGGGATCCAGGTGGGTTTGGGTTCTAGGGTTTCGGGTACCAGCAGGATAATGGGTCAGGGTAACATGCAGGTGACCGGCAACCCCACCGATGTGGCCATAGAGGGAGATGGTTTCTTTCAGGTGACCATGCCGGATGGGACCGTGGCTTACACCCGGGACGGAGCCTGGCGGATCGACGGTAACGGCCAGATCGTTACCGCCGACGGTTACCTGTTGGAGCCCGCCGTAACGGTGCCCAACAATGCCAAGGAGATAATAATAAGCCCCACCGGCCAGGTGTCGGTGCTCCTTCCGGGGGACCAGAACCCCCAGGAGATAGGTCAGATCCAGCTGGCCCGGTTCGTGAACCCCGGTGGGTTGAAGGCCCTGGGGAAGAACCTCTTCATAGAGACCCCCGCCAGCGGGGCCCCCATAGTGGGGAACCCGGGGGAGGAGGGGCTCGGGACCACCATCCAGCGGACCCTTGAGATGGCCAACGTGCAGGTGGTGGAGGAGATGGTGAACATGATAGTGGCCCAGCGGGCCTACGAGGCCAACTCCAAGACCATAGCCACCGCGGACGAGCTCCTTAGGATAGCCAACAACCTGAGGCGTTAG
- a CDS encoding YkgJ family cysteine cluster protein has product MGRDEVWYSGGVRFQCLECGRCCRGESGAIWMTDEEVRRMAEALGLEEGEFRSRYMTTRWGRQSLRERANGDCVMLDPETNRCRVYPVRPLQCSLFPFWRSVMRSRDRWEEEARRCPGMGEGRLWSVEDVEERLSRSPFPDL; this is encoded by the coding sequence ATGGGACGGGATGAGGTCTGGTACTCTGGTGGGGTGAGGTTCCAGTGCCTGGAGTGTGGCCGCTGTTGCAGGGGGGAGAGCGGCGCCATATGGATGACCGATGAGGAGGTTCGCCGGATGGCGGAGGCGCTGGGGCTGGAGGAGGGGGAGTTCAGGTCCCGTTACATGACCACCCGGTGGGGCAGGCAGAGCCTTCGGGAGAGGGCCAACGGGGACTGCGTGATGTTGGACCCGGAGACCAACCGTTGTAGGGTCTACCCGGTGAGGCCCCTTCAGTGTTCACTCTTTCCGTTCTGGAGGTCTGTCATGCGGTCCAGGGATCGTTGGGAGGAGGAGGCCAGGAGGTGTCCCGGGATGGGGGAGGGTCGTCTCTGGAGCGTCGAGGATGTGGAGGAGAGGCTCTCCCGGAGCCCGTTCCCGGATCTGTAA
- the lat gene encoding L-lysine 6-transaminase: protein MVKFSVAPSDVFREIESVMLRDGFDIVIDMERSLGSRIVNALDGQSWLDFYTFFASAPFGMNHPKLANEEFKEKIFRAAINKVANSDIYTVEMAEFVKTFREVAMPKGFNHLFLIDYGTLAVENAFKVAMDWKVRKLLEAGKISKGDAISGKRGTKVIHFHEAFHGRSGYTLSVTNTHDPNKYQYFAKYGWPRVLNPKITFPLDDHLGEVEWLESVAIKQIKQAMMDNPDDICAIIIETIQGEGGDNHFRTEFFKALREIADENDVLLIFDEVQCGMGITGKMWAFEHHGVMPDIFSFGKKAQVCGIVAGPRIDQVKDNCFSVSSRINSTWGGSVVDMVRATRYLEIYRDDRILDYVSGVAGPALMEGLEGMKREFPGVVSNVRGKGLMCACDLPDTKTRDAFVRACWAKRMLVLPCGDRSVRFRPALNVPVEDINEGMEISRRCLKEVIGG, encoded by the coding sequence ATGGTTAAGTTTTCCGTGGCTCCGTCGGATGTCTTCAGGGAGATCGAGTCGGTCATGCTGAGGGACGGCTTCGACATCGTGATCGACATGGAAAGATCCTTGGGAAGCCGCATAGTGAACGCCCTGGACGGGCAGTCGTGGCTGGACTTCTACACCTTCTTCGCCTCCGCCCCCTTCGGGATGAACCATCCCAAGCTGGCCAATGAGGAGTTCAAGGAGAAGATCTTCCGGGCGGCCATAAACAAGGTGGCCAACTCGGACATCTACACGGTGGAGATGGCGGAGTTCGTCAAGACCTTCCGGGAGGTGGCCATGCCCAAGGGCTTCAACCACCTCTTCCTGATCGACTACGGCACCCTGGCGGTGGAGAACGCCTTTAAGGTGGCCATGGACTGGAAGGTTCGGAAGCTGCTGGAGGCGGGCAAGATATCCAAGGGGGATGCCATAAGCGGCAAGAGGGGCACCAAGGTGATCCACTTCCACGAGGCCTTCCACGGCCGCAGCGGCTACACCCTGTCGGTGACCAACACCCACGATCCCAACAAGTACCAGTACTTCGCCAAGTACGGCTGGCCCCGGGTCCTTAACCCCAAGATCACCTTCCCCCTGGATGACCACCTGGGGGAGGTGGAGTGGCTGGAGTCGGTGGCCATCAAGCAGATAAAGCAGGCCATGATGGACAACCCGGACGACATATGCGCCATCATAATCGAGACCATCCAGGGGGAGGGGGGCGACAACCACTTCAGGACCGAGTTCTTCAAGGCCCTGAGGGAGATCGCGGACGAGAACGACGTGCTCCTCATCTTCGACGAGGTCCAGTGCGGGATGGGCATAACCGGCAAGATGTGGGCCTTTGAGCACCACGGGGTCATGCCGGATATCTTCAGCTTCGGCAAGAAGGCCCAGGTGTGCGGCATCGTGGCGGGGCCCAGGATAGACCAGGTGAAGGACAACTGCTTCTCCGTCTCCAGCCGGATAAACTCCACCTGGGGCGGGTCGGTGGTGGACATGGTCCGGGCCACCCGTTACCTGGAGATATACCGGGACGACAGGATCCTTGACTACGTGAGCGGCGTGGCTGGTCCCGCACTGATGGAGGGCCTGGAGGGCATGAAGCGGGAGTTCCCCGGGGTGGTGTCCAACGTGAGGGGCAAGGGGCTCATGTGCGCCTGCGACCTGCCGGACACCAAGACCAGGGACGCCTTCGTCAGGGCCTGCTGGGCAAAGAGGATGCTGGTGTTGCCCTGCGGCGACCGGTCCGTCCGGTTCCGTCCGGCCCTCAACGTCCCGGTGGAGGACATCAACGAGGGGATGGAGATAAGCCGCCGGTGCCTCAAGGAGGTAATAGGAGGTTAG
- the truA gene encoding tRNA pseudouridine(38-40) synthase TruA produces the protein MFRYAAQVSYVGSCFAGFQRQPNLVTVQGALEESLSALAGEGVTCTGAGRTDAGVHARGQVVHFDMPSRWDLERLRLAIRARLPRGLEVIRLAEVPGDFHARFDARWREYRYLVWNARWCYPHMEPYVWPVRRHLDLGVLRELAGMCLGRRDFGAFCRSADRPDDSVRTMMRCSVRRFGHLLVFTFRADGFLTNMIRILVGTMLEVEAGRMSRERFASLLEGGHRSRAGRTCPPQGLFFWRVGYDPSPWGP, from the coding sequence ATGTTCCGGTACGCCGCCCAGGTGTCCTACGTGGGGAGCTGTTTCGCCGGGTTCCAGCGGCAGCCCAATCTCGTCACCGTTCAGGGGGCGCTGGAGGAGTCCCTGTCCGCCCTGGCTGGGGAGGGGGTGACCTGCACTGGCGCGGGGAGGACCGACGCGGGGGTTCACGCCCGGGGGCAGGTGGTCCACTTCGACATGCCATCCCGGTGGGATCTCGAGAGGTTGCGTCTCGCGATCCGGGCCCGGCTACCCCGGGGGCTGGAGGTGATCCGGCTGGCGGAGGTCCCGGGGGACTTTCACGCCCGGTTCGATGCCCGTTGGAGGGAGTACCGGTACCTGGTTTGGAACGCCCGGTGGTGCTACCCCCACATGGAGCCTTACGTGTGGCCCGTGAGGCGCCACCTGGACCTGGGGGTCCTCAGGGAGCTGGCGGGGATGTGTCTTGGGCGAAGGGACTTCGGCGCCTTCTGCAGGTCCGCGGACAGGCCCGATGATTCGGTTAGGACCATGATGAGGTGTTCGGTTAGGAGGTTCGGCCACCTTCTGGTCTTCACCTTCCGGGCCGACGGGTTCCTCACCAACATGATAAGGATACTGGTGGGGACCATGCTGGAGGTTGAGGCGGGGAGGATGAGCCGGGAGAGGTTCGCATCCCTCCTGGAGGGGGGCCACAGGTCTCGGGCGGGAAGGACCTGCCCGCCCCAGGGGCTGTTCTTCTGGCGGGTGGGTTACGATCCCTCCCCCTGGGGGCCCTAG